In the Anaerotignum faecicola genome, GAGGATTGTAACGGAGGTAAGCAGCGGCGTTATAGGCGTCGCAGGATTTTTCAAAAATCTGCTTATAGGCTGTGTTGCGGCCGTTTATCTGCTCAGCGGCAGGCGCAAGTTCTGCGCCCAGGCCAAGAAGGTTATATTTGCCCTTTTAAATGTGGACAGGGGGAATACTTTTATAAATGAAATACGTTTTACAAGCGGAATATTCGGCGGGTTCATAAGAGGGAAACTTCTTGATTCCTTAATAATAGGAATATTATGTTTTATAGTAATGTCGATATTTAACTGGCCGTATGCCGTTCTTGTGAGCGTTATAATAGGGATTACAAATGTAATACCTTTCTTTGGGCCGTTTATCGGCGCTGTGCCCGCAACAATTATTATATTGACGGTAAGCCCGATACAAAGCGTATATTTTGTTATATTCGTATTTATACTCCAGCAGTTTGACGGAAATATACTCGGCCCGAGAATACTTGGAGAAACAACGGGATTAAGCGGTTTTTGGGTGCTTTTTTCCATACTTCTTTTCGGAGGCCTGTTCGGCTTTGTGGGGATGGTTATAGGAGTTCCGGCGTTTGCCGTTATCTACAGGCTTTTCTCCCAGTTTATAAGCTGGCAGCTTAGGAAAAAGAACCTACCTGAAACAACGGCAGTGTACGATAGGACGGAGGATATGGAAAAGGGCGTCTGAATCAGGAAAAACGATTTTGATTTTGGAGGCTTACTAATGGCAAATAAAATAACATGGCGCATGAGCGACCTTGTAAGTGAAATTAAAAAACATAAAAAAACTTTTACGCTGTTTGTTATACTGCGCGCTCTTGTTATAGCAGTGATGGTTGCGCAGATATTTAACAAGAACTATGAAAATGTGTTTTTGTGCCTGCTGACTCTTGTACTTTTTATGGTGCCCAGTTTTATACAAAGGAATTTCCATATAGAAATACCGGATACATTGGAAATTATAATACTCCTTTTTATATTTGCCGCGGAGATACTTGGCGAAATAAGCGAATACTATATACATTTTAAGCACTGGGATACGATGCTGCATACATTAAACGGGTTTCTTGCGGCGGCTATAGGATTTTCAATGGTAGACATATTAAACAAAAACGAAAAGTTCAAATTTATGCTTTCGCCTTTTTTCTTATCTGTAGTTGCATTTTGCTTTTCAATGACAATAGGCGTATTATGGGAATTCTATGAGTTTGGGGTGGATCTGTTTTTAGGTTTCGATACACAAAAGGATACAGTCTTAACTTCTATAAACAGCGTGCTTCTAAACCCTGATGGAATAAATGTGCCTTATATGATTAAAAATATAACAAGCGTTGCGGTTAACGGGCAGGAGCTTGGCATCGGCGGATATTTGGATATAGGGCTTTATGATACGATGATGGATCTTTTTGTAAATTTTATAGGGGCGTCGGTATTTTCGGTTATAGGTTATTTTTATGTTAAAAACCGCGGCGAAGGGCGATTCCTTAAAGGATTTATACCGAGGATAAAAAAAGGGCAGGAATAAAGCTTTGCGCGCAGCGCTTTTTATGGCGTATGCGCGTTTTTATTTGCATATTTTCGCCTTAAAAGCCGTATAGGCGTTTAAAGGGAACATATATATTTATTTTTCGCAGGGCATGCGGGTGTTTTGCGTATTTTTTTGTAACAATAAAGAATACGATTGGGACTTTTTACATTGCCGCGCAATGGTATACTTAATGTATTGGAAGCGATAATACAAAAGAGGTGAATATGTTGGGCGAATCTATAAAATTCTATGATTTTTTTCAAAAAAAAGTACAGAATAGAAATGATAAAAAAGTTGTTGATATTCCTATTGAGGACATAAAGCCAAACCCCGCGCAGCCGAGGAAATATTTTCATAAAGAATCGCTGGAAGAACTGACAAGCTCGATTAAAGAATTCGGAGTTATGCAGCCCATAACGGTAAGGCTTATAAACGGCCACTGCTATGAACTTGTATGCGGGGAGAGAAGGCTTAGGGCGGCGAAGCTTGCGGGCCTTTCGACGATACCCGCAATGGTGGTGTCTATAAACGACAATAAAAGCGCGCTTATTGCCTTAACTGAAAATATACAGAGGCAGAATTTAAACTACATAGAAGAGGCTTTGGGGTATCAGTCTTTGGTGGAGGATTACGGTCTGACGCAGGAGGAGGTTGCACAGAAGCTGGGCAAGAGCCAAAGCTCCATAGCAAATAAAATACGCCTTCTCAGGCTGAGCGACAACATTAAGGGAATGTTGTTGGATAACAACCTGACTGAAAGGCATGCAAGGTCGTTTCTTAAAATTCCGGACGAAAGGGTCAGGGAAGAAGTAGTATATCAGGTTATACAGGAAGGGCTCAATGTTAAAAAAACGGAGGAGCTTGTGAATGAAACGATAGAGAAACTCAGAGAAAGCGTTATCGAAAGGAGCGACCAAAAGATTAAACGGAACCTGGGCGATATACGCCTTGTAACGAACACAATTAAAAAAAGTGTGGAGCTGATGAAAAATTCAGGTATCGACGCCGTATATAAAGTTGAGGAAAAACCCGAAGGATATGAGATAGTAATTTCAATAGCCAATAAAGAGGAATGTAGAAGTGACGACGGCATTGCTCCGGAAACGGCATATGGAATATAAGGGCGGATATGCTTAAAATTCAGGCGGCTTAAGCCCGGCGCATGGTATACTTCAATACTGGAAATATAAATTATACATAAATTTTCAAACATTAATACTTTGTTTACA is a window encoding:
- a CDS encoding AI-2E family transporter; protein product: MLNKNLKKHIYLSLSGFGAIALSIVFFFCIYRSSTFFVAVKDFMNILMPFIYGGVIAYLLTPLCTTLDKKLIPFFQSKFKNEKRAHSMAKGISITVAMLVALFVITGVFYLVIPQVVESIMNIIADLPKNSQKAYDWCVGFLNEHPEFMDTFSQFSEDYLDSFSVWMKNDLIGYFQRIVTEVSSGVIGVAGFFKNLLIGCVAAVYLLSGRRKFCAQAKKVIFALLNVDRGNTFINEIRFTSGIFGGFIRGKLLDSLIIGILCFIVMSIFNWPYAVLVSVIIGITNVIPFFGPFIGAVPATIIILTVSPIQSVYFVIFVFILQQFDGNILGPRILGETTGLSGFWVLFSILLFGGLFGFVGMVIGVPAFAVIYRLFSQFISWQLRKKNLPETTAVYDRTEDMEKGV
- a CDS encoding ParB/RepB/Spo0J family partition protein translates to MLGESIKFYDFFQKKVQNRNDKKVVDIPIEDIKPNPAQPRKYFHKESLEELTSSIKEFGVMQPITVRLINGHCYELVCGERRLRAAKLAGLSTIPAMVVSINDNKSALIALTENIQRQNLNYIEEALGYQSLVEDYGLTQEEVAQKLGKSQSSIANKIRLLRLSDNIKGMLLDNNLTERHARSFLKIPDERVREEVVYQVIQEGLNVKKTEELVNETIEKLRESVIERSDQKIKRNLGDIRLVTNTIKKSVELMKNSGIDAVYKVEEKPEGYEIVISIANKEECRSDDGIAPETAYGI